The Deinococcus taeanensis genome has a window encoding:
- a CDS encoding NAD-dependent epimerase/dehydratase family protein, translated as MKVLITGAGGNLGRVLAPALQHSGHTPVLMDFRPLDTPFAFIQGDATRKADVFRAAEGVDVIVHGAALHGVHLNHHSRDEFWSLNVEGTYHIYEAAREHGIRKVLLCSTMGVYGESVRTPEHGVAVVTEELPTLPMDFYGLTKTLSEEVACFYARCHGIRTIAYRLGMFVPEDFLRYGFRLLKGGVDDRDVAQAFLLGLANDTVVCDAFNIMAEVPFTQEQWSRWREDPAAFLE; from the coding sequence GTGAAGGTTTTGATTACTGGTGCGGGCGGCAATCTGGGTCGGGTGTTGGCCCCAGCCTTACAGCACAGCGGACACACGCCGGTCCTGATGGACTTCCGGCCGCTGGACACGCCGTTTGCATTCATTCAGGGAGACGCGACACGCAAGGCGGACGTCTTCCGGGCCGCCGAAGGCGTTGACGTCATCGTGCACGGCGCCGCGCTGCACGGTGTTCACCTGAATCACCATTCCCGGGATGAATTCTGGAGTCTGAATGTTGAAGGCACCTACCACATCTATGAAGCGGCGCGGGAACACGGGATCAGGAAGGTGCTGCTGTGCAGCACGATGGGCGTGTACGGGGAGAGCGTCCGCACACCCGAGCACGGCGTTGCAGTCGTGACGGAAGAGCTGCCCACGTTACCCATGGATTTTTACGGACTGACCAAAACGCTCTCAGAGGAAGTCGCCTGCTTTTACGCCCGTTGCCACGGCATCCGGACGATTGCTTACCGCCTGGGCATGTTCGTGCCGGAAGACTTTCTCCGGTACGGCTTCCGGCTGCTCAAAGGCGGCGTGGATGACCGGGATGTCGCCCAGGCGTTCCTGCTTGGTCTGGCCAACGACACGGTCGTCTGCGACGCCTTTAACATCATGGCAGAAGTGCCCTTCACCCAGGAGCAGTGGTCCCGCTGGCGTGAGGATCCAGCCGCATTCCTGGAATAA
- a CDS encoding hydantoinase/oxoprolinase family protein: MTHRPLSVRIGIDVGGTFTKGVALGPDGQILAVSHVPTTHRHRLGVAAGVLDALRTLLGDLPPGAVPALVAHSTTQATNALLEGDTALVGILALGEARDERRVQSVTRPPAGLQARHAFIATDLPEFGVRVQAVLARWRAEEVGAVAVSQAFSVDDAHFEQRAGDLARQAGFPVSLGSDLSGAYGLEMRTLSATVNASILPTMVRTARHVRDAVSELLPGTPLLIVRGDGGAADLRAFEETPLHTVVSGPAASLGGAILAHGVMDGVFFEVGGTSTNIGVIKDGQPALKYMTVMDVPTGLRAADIRIAGVAGGSLVRLRGRRIEDVGPRSAHIAGLPYASFASPDALTGTRLALIAPSPSDPADYAVLETPAGQRFAITPTCAANALGAIPEGGYAHAHPQSARLALGLLGQHLGTSPEAAAQAVLEASAEKLTRTVQSLVRAYGLRGTPLYGGGGAASVLGPVVARRLKVPFVPIPHSDVISSIGAALAVIRVERERSVTRQDPTIADLLEREVGDEAVRLGADPASMRVETQYSAREGRLRAVATGAHPLSARTRPLDADELQQQARQVLGDQAQLVLGGTHHTLFVASRVRRSLLRRAEQHAALVLDGRGVRLLRFEDAQVLTGRPHDALDRLKALLAGRAVAPHVAALTPSRLRDYAHLHDPNLLLRQLSDNLRLESQVALIVEQ; encoded by the coding sequence GTGACGCACCGGCCCCTGTCAGTCCGGATCGGCATCGACGTGGGCGGTACCTTCACCAAGGGTGTCGCCCTCGGTCCTGACGGACAGATCCTGGCCGTCTCCCACGTGCCCACCACCCACCGGCACAGGCTGGGGGTGGCTGCCGGCGTGCTGGATGCCCTGCGCACCCTGCTGGGTGATCTCCCCCCCGGCGCCGTCCCAGCCCTCGTCGCGCACTCCACCACGCAGGCCACGAACGCCCTGCTGGAGGGGGACACGGCCCTCGTCGGCATTCTCGCGCTCGGCGAGGCCCGCGACGAACGGCGGGTGCAGTCGGTCACCCGGCCGCCGGCGGGTCTGCAGGCGCGGCACGCCTTCATCGCGACGGACCTGCCGGAGTTCGGCGTCCGGGTGCAGGCCGTCCTGGCCCGCTGGCGCGCGGAGGAGGTGGGCGCCGTCGCCGTGTCGCAGGCCTTCAGCGTCGATGACGCGCACTTCGAGCAGCGCGCCGGGGACCTCGCGCGGCAGGCGGGCTTCCCGGTGAGCCTGGGAAGTGACCTCTCCGGCGCGTACGGGTTGGAGATGCGAACCCTGTCCGCCACCGTGAACGCCAGCATCCTGCCGACCATGGTCCGCACCGCCCGGCACGTCCGCGACGCGGTGAGTGAGCTGCTCCCGGGCACACCGCTGCTGATCGTCCGCGGGGACGGCGGCGCAGCCGACCTGCGCGCCTTTGAGGAAACGCCCCTGCACACCGTCGTGAGCGGACCGGCCGCGAGCCTCGGTGGAGCGATCCTCGCGCACGGCGTGATGGACGGCGTGTTCTTCGAGGTGGGGGGGACCAGCACGAACATCGGCGTCATCAAGGACGGGCAGCCCGCCCTGAAGTACATGACAGTGATGGACGTCCCCACCGGCCTGCGCGCAGCGGACATCCGCATTGCGGGCGTGGCGGGCGGCAGCCTGGTGAGGCTGCGGGGGCGGCGGATCGAGGACGTGGGGCCCAGAAGCGCGCACATCGCGGGCCTCCCGTACGCCAGTTTCGCCTCGCCGGACGCCCTGACCGGCACGCGGCTGGCATTGATCGCCCCCAGCCCCAGTGACCCCGCCGACTATGCGGTGTTGGAGACCCCGGCCGGCCAACGGTTTGCCATTACCCCCACCTGCGCCGCGAATGCCCTGGGCGCAATTCCCGAGGGCGGATACGCGCACGCCCACCCGCAGAGCGCCAGGCTCGCATTGGGGCTGCTCGGGCAGCACCTGGGGACGAGCCCGGAGGCGGCGGCGCAAGCGGTGCTGGAAGCCAGCGCGGAGAAGCTCACCCGGACGGTGCAGAGCCTGGTCCGCGCGTATGGCCTGCGCGGCACGCCGCTGTACGGTGGGGGCGGCGCGGCGAGCGTTCTCGGCCCGGTGGTGGCCCGGCGCCTGAAGGTGCCCTTCGTTCCGATTCCGCACAGCGACGTGATCTCGTCCATCGGCGCCGCCCTCGCCGTCATCCGGGTGGAACGCGAGCGCAGCGTCACCCGCCAGGACCCCACCATCGCGGACCTGCTTGAACGCGAGGTGGGCGACGAGGCGGTGCGGCTGGGCGCGGACCCCGCGTCGATGCGGGTCGAAACCCAGTACAGCGCCCGTGAAGGCCGCCTGCGGGCCGTGGCAACCGGCGCGCATCCCCTGAGTGCCCGGACCCGCCCGCTTGACGCGGATGAGTTGCAGCAGCAGGCCCGGCAGGTGCTGGGTGATCAGGCCCAGCTGGTGCTGGGCGGGACCCATCACACGCTGTTCGTCGCCTCACGGGTCCGGCGCAGCCTCCTTCGCCGGGCGGAGCAGCACGCGGCCCTCGTCCTCGACGGGCGAGGGGTGCGGCTGCTGCGCTTCGAGGACGCCCAGGTGCTCACCGGCCGCCCGCACGACGCCCTGGACCGCTTGAAAGCTCTGCTCGCCGGGCGGGCGGTCGCGCCGCATGTGGCGGCCCTGACCCCCTCCCGGCTGCGGGACTACGCGCACCTGCACGACCCGAACCTGTTGCTGCGGCAGCTCAGCGACAACCTGCGGCTGGAGAGCCAGGTCGCGCTCATTGTCGAGCAGTGA
- a CDS encoding aldo/keto reductase, which produces MEQRALGKSGIQVSEIGFGAWAIGGDAWGPVEDAASLRAMERALELGVNFIDTADVYGNGHSETLVAQVIKNRRDQIIVATKGGLMGHHRDPNGEPVYDRPEKIISAFGDSLRRLGTDYIDVYFDHIWWNTPRETEAFLTAFAQLKQEGRVRAVGVSTDDFAYVQAFNQGGTLDVVQLDYSLLNRTAEQHILPYCLDRGIGVVVRGPLRMGMLTGKFTADTRFPEGDVRHNWPQEDWYRAQLDQVQQLRSLASPDRPLGEVALRFVLNHPAVSVAIPGGKTPEQVEQNVRASTRTLLTDDDLQLIESVTARKPT; this is translated from the coding sequence ATGGAACAGCGTGCACTGGGAAAGTCTGGCATTCAGGTTTCTGAGATCGGGTTCGGCGCCTGGGCCATCGGCGGCGACGCCTGGGGTCCGGTCGAGGACGCCGCCTCGCTCCGCGCGATGGAACGGGCGCTGGAACTGGGGGTTAACTTCATCGACACCGCCGACGTGTACGGGAACGGGCACAGTGAAACGCTGGTCGCCCAGGTCATCAAGAACCGCCGCGATCAGATAATCGTGGCCACCAAGGGGGGCCTGATGGGCCACCACCGGGACCCGAACGGGGAACCCGTGTATGACCGGCCCGAGAAGATCATCTCCGCCTTCGGGGACAGCCTGCGCCGGCTGGGGACCGACTATATTGACGTTTATTTCGACCATATCTGGTGGAACACACCACGCGAAACAGAAGCGTTCCTGACCGCCTTCGCCCAGCTGAAGCAGGAAGGCCGGGTGCGGGCTGTCGGTGTGTCCACCGATGACTTCGCGTATGTTCAGGCGTTCAACCAAGGCGGCACGCTGGACGTGGTGCAGCTGGATTACAGCCTGCTCAACCGGACGGCCGAGCAGCACATCCTGCCGTACTGCCTCGACCGGGGCATCGGCGTGGTCGTCCGCGGCCCGCTGCGCATGGGCATGCTGACCGGGAAATTTACCGCAGACACCCGGTTCCCGGAAGGCGACGTGCGGCACAACTGGCCGCAGGAAGACTGGTACCGGGCGCAGCTTGATCAGGTGCAGCAGTTGCGCAGCCTGGCCTCGCCTGACCGCCCCCTGGGTGAGGTGGCCTTGCGGTTCGTGCTGAATCACCCGGCGGTCTCGGTCGCCATCCCCGGCGGGAAGACGCCTGAACAAGTGGAGCAGAACGTCAGGGCGTCCACGCGGACACTTCTCACGGACGACGACCTTCAGCTGATCGAGTCCGTCACCGCCAGGAAGCCCACATGA
- a CDS encoding SDR family oxidoreductase, with translation MTRERQQMRPDALAGQVALVTGASSGLGRATAFGLAQAGADVMLMARSAGDLQLIATEIEATGRRALVCPVDLSDSAALTDAVRRGVTTLGRLDILINNAATDVPGPVVELTAEEWDRVLNVNLRAPFLLAKAAFPHMQRSGRGTIINVSSVAGKRGWASASAYCASKFGLTGFTQALAAEGKPHGIRACVVYPGGMATSWGTFDPERRTEQETQAAPPTNALPPQRVADLLVWMCAAPGELVLNEVIVTPLNEAGWP, from the coding sequence ATGACGCGTGAACGCCAACAGATGCGTCCGGATGCCCTCGCCGGGCAGGTGGCCCTGGTGACGGGCGCCAGCAGCGGACTGGGCCGCGCCACTGCGTTTGGTCTTGCCCAGGCGGGGGCGGACGTCATGCTCATGGCCCGCAGCGCGGGTGACCTGCAGCTGATCGCGACTGAGATCGAAGCGACTGGACGCCGGGCGCTGGTCTGTCCGGTCGACCTGTCAGACAGTGCGGCCCTGACGGACGCGGTCAGGCGGGGTGTGACCACACTCGGGCGACTGGACATTCTTATCAACAATGCCGCGACGGACGTTCCTGGACCTGTGGTTGAGCTGACTGCCGAGGAGTGGGACCGGGTGCTGAATGTGAATCTGCGCGCTCCGTTCCTGCTGGCGAAAGCTGCGTTCCCGCACATGCAGCGCTCTGGACGCGGGACGATCATCAACGTGTCGTCCGTGGCAGGGAAGCGGGGCTGGGCCAGCGCGAGTGCCTACTGCGCCTCAAAATTCGGGCTGACCGGCTTCACGCAGGCCCTGGCCGCAGAAGGAAAACCTCACGGGATCCGCGCCTGTGTGGTGTACCCCGGCGGCATGGCCACCAGCTGGGGCACGTTTGATCCGGAACGACGCACCGAGCAGGAAACGCAAGCTGCGCCTCCAACCAATGCACTGCCGCCGCAGCGCGTCGCTGATCTTCTGGTGTGGATGTGTGCGGCGCCTGGCGAACTGGTGCTGAACGAAGTGATCGTCACGCCGCTCAATGAAGCGGGATGGCCGTGA
- a CDS encoding FTR1 family iron permease — MRRFLVLLLALLGVALAAPGQVNVPGELRTAHDLVTRSLHEYAAGQREAAYRTARAAYLDHFEYAEPPLRVLNPDLILEMEYRFADLRNAMKSGANVSELRAIAGDIDDSLRKAESIVNGTGVLAPTLAATGGFTILFREGLEAALLMAAILSYLASTRNDRLRGGVWWGAGAALAATAATWFAATYLLSIAPISRELISAVTSVIAVMILFYLSFWMLQQSDRKQSAEFMRARVSQAVQSGSLAAVALVTFTTIYREGFETVLFYQALAVASGPVLGYMYLGIALAGLALVAVFAVIFRLGRRVPTQRLFPALVTVTALFAVAFVGNGVRAFQEAGWLPVTNLYGKMPTLDPNVAALTGLHPTAETLAAQGLMILVYVVGFILFRAREQRRPQREAPV, encoded by the coding sequence GTGAGGCGCTTCCTCGTCCTGCTCCTGGCCCTGCTCGGTGTGGCCCTGGCCGCGCCCGGACAAGTCAACGTGCCCGGCGAACTCCGCACGGCGCATGATCTGGTGACCCGCAGCCTGCACGAGTACGCGGCCGGTCAGAGAGAGGCGGCCTACAGGACGGCCCGCGCGGCGTACCTCGATCACTTCGAGTACGCCGAGCCACCCCTGCGCGTCCTGAACCCGGATCTCATTCTGGAAATGGAGTACCGCTTCGCGGACCTTCGCAACGCCATGAAAAGCGGCGCGAATGTAAGCGAGTTGCGCGCCATCGCGGGCGATATCGACGACAGCCTGCGCAAGGCCGAGAGCATCGTGAATGGCACCGGCGTCCTGGCGCCCACCCTGGCCGCGACCGGAGGCTTCACCATCCTCTTTCGCGAGGGGCTGGAAGCGGCCCTGCTGATGGCCGCGATCCTGTCGTATCTCGCCAGCACCCGCAACGACCGCCTGCGGGGCGGTGTGTGGTGGGGGGCCGGGGCGGCCCTCGCGGCCACCGCCGCCACTTGGTTTGCAGCCACCTACCTGCTTTCCATCGCGCCCATCTCACGTGAGCTGATCAGCGCGGTCACCAGCGTCATCGCCGTGATGATCCTGTTCTACCTGTCGTTCTGGATGCTGCAGCAGAGTGACCGCAAGCAGAGCGCGGAGTTTATGCGGGCCCGCGTGTCACAGGCGGTGCAGAGCGGCAGCCTGGCGGCCGTCGCGCTCGTAACCTTCACGACCATCTACCGCGAGGGCTTCGAGACCGTGCTGTTCTACCAGGCGCTCGCGGTCGCCAGTGGTCCGGTCCTGGGGTATATGTACCTGGGGATTGCGCTGGCCGGTCTCGCGCTCGTGGCTGTGTTCGCGGTGATCTTCCGACTGGGGCGCCGGGTGCCCACCCAGCGCCTCTTCCCGGCACTGGTCACCGTCACGGCGCTCTTTGCGGTCGCTTTCGTGGGCAACGGCGTCCGGGCCTTTCAGGAGGCAGGCTGGCTGCCCGTGACCAATCTGTACGGAAAGATGCCGACGCTCGACCCCAACGTGGCGGCCCTCACCGGCCTGCATCCCACCGCCGAGACACTCGCGGCGCAGGGCCTGATGATCCTCGTGTACGTGGTGGGCTTCATCCTGTTCCGCGCCCGGGAGCAGCGCCGCCCGCAGCGTGAGGCACCGGTGTGA